A portion of the Pseudomonas protegens CHA0 genome contains these proteins:
- a CDS encoding CatB-related O-acetyltransferase yields MGWIQRFLEKRAKRAIRKLPKIERGVVRFQQRYPGYSIGRGSYGLPEVHDWQEGSTLSIGAYCSIAEGVQIFLGGHHRADWVTTYPFPAMLPQAAHISGYAGTNGDVRVGSDVWLCSNSTLLSGVTIGHGAIVAAGALVTKDVEPYAVVGGNPARFLRWRFPEEQRQQLLQSAWWDWPEAELHGLADKLCSDDIDGFLAYARQRSA; encoded by the coding sequence ATGGGCTGGATTCAACGTTTTCTGGAGAAGCGCGCCAAGCGTGCGATCCGCAAGCTGCCGAAAATCGAGCGCGGCGTGGTGCGTTTCCAGCAGAGATATCCAGGTTACAGCATCGGGCGTGGCAGCTATGGCTTGCCCGAGGTGCATGACTGGCAGGAGGGCTCGACCCTGAGCATCGGGGCGTACTGCTCGATTGCCGAAGGGGTGCAGATATTCCTCGGTGGCCACCACCGAGCGGATTGGGTCACCACTTATCCCTTCCCGGCCATGCTGCCTCAGGCCGCGCACATCAGTGGCTACGCCGGGACCAATGGCGACGTCCGGGTGGGCAGTGATGTGTGGCTGTGTTCCAACAGCACGCTGTTATCCGGTGTGACCATTGGCCATGGTGCGATTGTCGCGGCGGGAGCGCTGGTCACCAAGGACGTCGAGCCTTATGCGGTGGTCGGTGGCAACCCGGCGCGTTTCCTGCGCTGGCGCTTTCCCGAGGAGCAGCGCCAGCAACTCTTGCAGAGTGCCTGGTGGGACTGGCCGGAGGCTGAGTTGCACGGGTTGGCCGACAAGCTCTGCAGCGATGATATTGACGGCTTCCTGGCCTACGCCCGGCAGCGCTCAGCCTGA
- a CDS encoding O-antigen ligase family protein — MQPNALHNTANRVFDFICLWILPIGYLLLLCAMFFLPGRSGLHKLYYGLFSIPTLIALCTRPSELKSLLREPVFIAMLLFCTWAIVSLAWSPLVDSVLGEIKTPLHTLMLFAGCMLLVRYRGEVLQPLVFCAAIVALIASIFNLYVFVRYHTPELRMIGAGAFDNPLLSSHVFGFFCVYWLCLSMNCRRYQILWLSVPALVIMVAALIATGSRTPLVALTLAALWLSFISWNRRSLMLLGGMLAGGIAVVALFSQMLLERGSSSRFDLWRLALEQIANHPWIGHGYNASLSLDPGIGFLLQEPHNFALGVLYYVGIIGLLPWLFMQAWALFKSWQLRAEPLLILASTWLMFGIGAGLTEGGGILSRPKEHWFLLWIPLALIAALCISQRARRSPSHTVESLTQADADKLMANARVIEADGLGPKVLRLDDGSFLKLFRPRRWYTSGGFNPYSTRFATNSEQLRELGITTPKILGLYRLADGSNAVRYQPLPGQTLRQSLQLASSGDERSKLIKRFGAFMANLHEQGVYFRSLHLANVLVLENGEFGLIDLADLRVYPSSLRKSLRQRNVRHMQRYAEDCGWLFLEHLDALQAGYAQGTSMPLATGLLKQLPANDLHQVAR; from the coding sequence ATGCAACCCAATGCCCTTCACAACACGGCCAATCGAGTATTCGATTTCATTTGCCTGTGGATTCTGCCGATCGGTTATCTACTGCTTCTCTGTGCGATGTTCTTCCTTCCGGGGCGCAGTGGATTGCACAAGCTGTACTACGGACTGTTCAGCATCCCGACGCTGATCGCGCTGTGTACTCGCCCCAGCGAACTGAAAAGCCTTCTGCGCGAACCTGTCTTCATCGCCATGTTGCTGTTCTGCACCTGGGCCATTGTCAGCCTGGCCTGGAGCCCTCTGGTGGACAGCGTGCTGGGGGAAATCAAGACGCCTCTGCACACCCTGATGCTGTTCGCCGGCTGCATGCTACTGGTTCGCTACCGCGGCGAGGTGCTACAGCCGCTGGTCTTTTGTGCTGCGATCGTTGCTCTCATCGCCTCGATCTTCAACCTGTACGTCTTCGTTCGATACCACACCCCCGAACTGCGCATGATCGGTGCGGGCGCCTTTGACAACCCATTGCTGAGCTCCCATGTCTTTGGGTTCTTCTGTGTCTACTGGCTGTGCCTGAGCATGAACTGCCGTCGTTACCAGATACTCTGGCTGAGCGTTCCGGCGTTGGTCATCATGGTCGCCGCGCTGATCGCCACGGGCTCCAGAACGCCTCTGGTGGCATTGACCCTGGCGGCACTGTGGCTGAGCTTCATTAGTTGGAACCGTCGTTCGCTGATGCTGCTGGGCGGCATGCTGGCAGGCGGTATAGCCGTCGTTGCGCTGTTCTCGCAGATGCTTCTGGAACGGGGCAGCTCTTCGCGTTTCGATCTCTGGCGCCTGGCCCTGGAACAGATTGCCAACCACCCATGGATCGGCCACGGCTACAACGCCAGTCTGTCCCTGGACCCCGGCATCGGTTTCCTGCTGCAAGAGCCCCATAACTTCGCCCTGGGCGTGCTCTACTATGTGGGCATCATCGGCCTTCTGCCGTGGCTGTTCATGCAGGCCTGGGCCCTGTTCAAAAGCTGGCAACTGCGGGCCGAACCACTACTGATCCTGGCCTCGACCTGGCTGATGTTCGGCATTGGCGCAGGCCTGACCGAAGGCGGCGGGATTCTCTCTCGCCCCAAAGAGCACTGGTTCCTGCTGTGGATTCCCCTGGCCCTGATCGCTGCCCTGTGTATCAGCCAACGTGCGCGACGCTCACCCAGCCACACGGTCGAGTCGCTCACCCAGGCCGACGCCGACAAGCTGATGGCCAATGCCCGGGTTATCGAAGCCGACGGCCTGGGCCCCAAGGTCCTGCGTCTTGACGACGGCAGCTTCCTCAAGCTGTTTCGCCCTCGCCGCTGGTACACCTCCGGAGGGTTCAACCCCTACTCCACGCGGTTTGCCACCAATAGCGAGCAACTGCGCGAGCTGGGCATCACCACCCCGAAAATCCTCGGACTGTATCGTCTTGCCGACGGCAGCAACGCCGTCCGCTACCAACCGCTACCCGGCCAGACTCTGCGCCAGAGTCTGCAATTGGCAAGCTCTGGCGACGAGCGTTCCAAGTTGATCAAGCGCTTTGGCGCCTTCATGGCCAACCTGCATGAGCAAGGGGTGTATTTCCGCTCACTGCACCTGGCCAATGTGCTGGTACTGGAAAATGGCGAGTTCGGGCTGATCGATCTTGCAGACCTGCGGGTCTACCCCTCATCACTGAGAAAATCGCTGCGCCAGCGCAATGTGCGCCATATGCAGCGCTATGCCGAGGATTGTGGCTGGCTGTTCCTGGAGCACCTGGACGCACTGCAGGCCGGTTACGCCCAGGGCACCTCGATGCCCCTGGCCACCGGACTGTTGAAGCAGCTACCGGCGAATGACCTGCACCAGGTGGCTCGCTGA